GCCCCCGCGCGTCCGGCCGCGGTGGCGGCGGGTCAGGAGGTGGGGCAGCGGGTGCCCGCGGCCGGCATGGTGCCGTTGATCAGGAAGCCGTTCACGGCGTCCCGGATGCAGCCGCTCTTGTTGTACGCGGTGTGGCCGTCGCCCTCCCGGGTCAGCAGGGTGGCGTTGGCGAACCCGGCGGCCAGCTTCTCCGACCAGGCGTACGGGGTGGCCGGGTCGCCGGTGGAGCCGACGACCAGGATCGGCGCGCTGCCGACGGCCTTGACGACGTGCGGCTGCTCGGTCGAACGGTACGGCCAGGAGCGGCAGTCCGGGTCGAAGAGCTCCTTCTCGGTGAAGTGCGCGCTCACCAGCGGGGCCTGCTGGTGGGCCGCGGCCAGCGCGGCCTGCAGCCGGTCGGCGCCGGGGGTCTCCGCGCCCGGGTCGGCGCAGTGGATGGCCGTGTAGGCGTCGAACATGTTGCTGTAGTGGCCGTTCTCGTCACGGCCGTTGTAGCCGTCCGCCATGGCCAGCAGGTAGTCGCCCTTCTTGCCGACCATCGCCCAGCCGATCGCGTTGCGCAGGTACTCCCAGGACTTCTGATCGCCGTAGAGCATGCTCAGCGTGCCGCTCCAGCCGGCCGTCTCGGTGAGCTTGCGGTCCTTGCCGACCTTCATCGGGTGGTCGTGCAGGCCGTCCAGGAAGGAGGCGAGCTTCTGCGCCGCCTTGTCCGGGTCCTTGCCGAGGGGGCACTGCGCCTGCTTGGTGCAGTCCGCGGCGAAGGCCTTCAGCGACTTCTCGAAGCCCGCGAACTGCTGCACCAGCAGGTCGAGCTGGTCGGCGGTGGGGTCGACGGCGCCGTCCAGGACGAGCCGGCCGGTGCGGTCGGGGAACTGCTCGGCGTAGCTGGAGCCCAGGTAGGTGCCGTAGGAGAAGCCCAGGTAGTTGAGCTTCGGGTCGCCCAGGGCGCCGCGCAGCACGTCCAGGTCGCGGGCGGCGTCCACCGTCCCGACGTGGGGGAGCAGCTTGCCGGAGTTGGCCGCGCAGGCGTCCGCGAGCGCCTTGCCGTGGTCGTCCGGACGGTCGTCGGACAGCGCCCAGGTGTCGTGCGCGGCGTCGTCCATGCAGTGCACGGCGGTGCTGGCGCCGACCCCGCGCGGGTCGAAGCCGACCAGGTCGTAACGGGCGTTCAGGTCCTTGTAGGCGTCGCCGCTGTACTCGAGCTGCTCGATGCCGGAGCCGCCGGGGCCGCCCGGGTTGAGCAGCAGCGAGCCGAGCCGGTCGGCGCCGGTCGCGGGCTTGCGGGAGAGCGCGACCTCGACGCCCTCGCCGGCCGGGTCCGCGTAGTCCAGCGGCACCTTCAGGCGGCCGCACTGGAACGCGGACTCGTCGATCTTCTCGGTCTTCGGGTCGTCCGCGCACGGCGCCCAGGCGATCTGCTGGGTGTAGAACACCTTCAGCGCGGGGTCGTCGGCGCCGGTGGGCTTCGGGGTCGGGCTCGGCGAGGCCGAGGGGCTCGCCGAAGCGGGCGGCGGGGCGGCGGAGTCCGAGGTGCTGCTGCAGGCGGCGAGCAGGACGGCCAGGAGGGCGGCAGGGAACGCCCGGCGGATCGGCCGGGTGGTACGCATGATCACCGCGTATGACTATCACCCGGTTGCCACGCCGGTCGCGTGATTATCGATCGATTATCGATTCGTCATCAAACTGCTGCCGGGCGGCCGCTCCCACCCGTGCCCCCCCCGGGTGCCGACGCCTGTTCCCCGTGGCCGGAGAGCACCTCGTGCAACCGCTCCGCCGTCCCCCGCGGCCGGAAGGCGTACCCGTTGTGCCCGCCGGGGAACCCCGCGCACGGCACGCCCAGCTCCGCGGCCAGCAACTCGCCGCACCGGCGCGGCCAGACCCGCCCGGAGTTCTCGCCGACCCCGGCCACCACCCGCACGCCCGAACCCTTCAGCGCGCCCAGGTCGAGCAGGTGCCCCGGCAGCGTCGGCACGTCGTACCGCAGCAGGAACCCGGCGTTGCGCACCTGCTCCGGCCCCCGCGCCCGGGCCGGGGCGTCGGGCTCCCGGTCGGCCGGGTCGATGCCCGCGAACCGGGCGAACCGGCGCAGCGCGGCGTCGACCCCCGCCGCCTCGAACGCCTCCCGGGCCCCCAGCAAGTCCCGTACGGCCGAAGCCCGTTCGGGCTCCGGCAGCAGCTGGACGGCCGCCGGCTCGTGCGCGACGACCGTGCGGACCCGGCCGGGGTGCCGGATCGCGAACTCCAGCGCCACCAGGCCGCCGAGACTGCTGCCGAAGACCAGCGCGGGCTCCGGGGTGAGCGCCGCCAGCAACCGTGACACGTCATCGGCGTGCACCGCCACCGTGGTCCGCTCCGGCTCCTCGACGGTGCTGCCCGACAGGCCGCGCCGGTCGTAGGTGACCACCGTGTACCGGTCGGCCAGCCGGGCGGCCAGCGCGTCGGTCGCCCCCGCGTCCCCGTGGCCGCCGGCCACGAGCAGCAGCACCGGGCCCGCCCCGCGGACGAAGTGGCGCAGCCGGGCACCCGGCACCTCCAGCACGGACTCCCTCATCGGACGCTCTCCTCCACTCGTCGGCGCCGGGCACCCCCGGCCTGCTCCGACTATGGCCGCCCCGGCGGCGCCCGTGGAGCGGAGCGCCTGCCCTAGGAGCGCCGCTCCCAGGCAGCGCGGCCACGGGGGGTGACGCCGGGTCGGGTGCTTTCCGTCGGTGTTTTCGGTCCGGTGTTTTCGGTCCGGTGTTTTCCGCCCGTCAGGTGTCGGCGTCGGCGTCGGCGTCGGTGTCGGTGGCGCTGTCGGCCCTGCCGCCGTCCGCGTCGACGTCCACCGCGGCCCGGATGCGTCCCAGCAGGGTGCGCAGCTGCTCGCGCTCCGCGGCGTCGAGCGCACCGGTGGCCGCGGCCAGGGCGGCCCGGTCCAGCTCCTCGGCCTCCCGGTGGCGGCGGGCGCCCTCCTCGGTGAGCGTCAGCAGGAACGCCCGCCGGTCCGTGGGGTGCCGGACGCGTTCGACCAGGCCGTCGCGCTCCAGGCTGTCGACGATCGTGGTGGTGGTGCGGGGCGCGTTGCCCACGTGCTCGGCGAGGTCGCGCATCCGCAGCGGCTCGCCCGCGAGGGCGAGGACGCGCAGGGTGCGCAGCCGGGCCACCGAGGCGCCGTGCTCGCGCAGCCTGCCGTCCACGAAGGTGCGCAACCGGTGCGTGGTGGCGAACAGTTCGTCCACCAGGACGTCGCTGCTGCCGAACCGCTGCCGTGCCGCCGGTTCCTCTGCCATGCCGTGCCTTCCCCATCCTCGCGAGGGCCCGCCGGACCCTCCGGTCCGGCGAATCCCTCCGGTCCCTCGGGTTCCGTGGGCCCGCAGCTTTCTGAGCACCATCATAGTGAGTATGCTCAGCTTTCATGAGCACCCGCTTGAGCCAGCGCCGTGTCGTGCCCATCATGGCCGTCCTGACCACCTTCATCTGCATCATCGACGGCGCGATCACCACCGTTGCGCTCCCCAGCATCGCCCGGCAGTTCGCCCTCACCCCGGCCGCCCTCACCGGCGTCGTCGTGGTCTACCCGGTCTGCCTGGGCATGGTGATCCCGGCCTCCGCCTGGCTGGTGGAACGCCACGGCGGCCGCCGCGCGCTGCTGCTGTCGCTGGCCGCCTTCACCGCCGCCAGCGGCCTGTGCGGCGCCGCCCCGAACCTGACCGCCCTGGTCGCCGCCCGCGCCCTGCAGGGACTGGCCGCCGGCCTGCTCATGCCCACCTCGCAGGCCCTGCTCTTCCGCACCTTCAGCCAGGCCGAACAGGTCCGGCTGTCCCGGCTGATGGTCATCCCGCAGCAGATCGCCCCCGCCCTCGCCCCGCTGCTCGGCGGCCTGCTCGTCACCAGCCTGTCCTGGCGCTGGGTGTTCTACGTGAACGTCCCCTTCGGCACCGCCGCCGTCCTGTTCGGCGCGTTCTTCCTCGCCGAGCACCGCGACCACGCCGCCGGCCGCCTCGACCTGCCCGGACTGCTGCTGTGCGCCGCCGCCACCGGCACCCTGATGTACGGCGTCTGCGCCGGACCGGACCTCGGCTGGGACCGCCCGCAGGTGATCGGCGCGCTCGCCGTCGGCGCCGTCCTGCTCGCCGCCGCCGTCCGGCAGCAACTGCGCGCCCCCGAACCGGTCCTGCGGCTGCGGCTGTTCCGCGACCGGCTGTTCCGCGACACCAACCTGGTCAGCCTGGTCGGCTACGTGCCGATGATGGGCGCCATGTTCCTCGGCCCGCTCTTCATCCAGGAGGCCCGCGGCGGCTCCGCCCTGGACAGCGGCAGCACCACCTTCACCGAGGCGTTCGGCGTCCTGGTCACCATGCAGGTGGTCGGCGCCGTCTACCACCGGGTCGGCCCGCGCCTGATCATCGGCACCGGCCTGCTCGGCGTCGCCGGCGTCATGCTGCTGTTCGCCACCGCCGACGCCGACACCGGCCTGTGGACCTTCCGCTGCTACATGTTCCTGCTCGGCCTGGCCATGGGCGGGGTCTTCATCCCCACCACCATCGCCTCGTTCAGCACCGTCGACCGCGCCGACGTCGCGCACGCCGCCACCCTGAACACCGTCGTCCGCCAGACCGGCAACGCGCTCGCCCCGGCCGTGGTCACCTCCGTCCTCGTCCTCGGCGCGAGCGGCACCCGGCGGGTTCACCCACCGCTGGCCTCCTACCAGCTCAGCTACTTCGTCCTGGCCGCCGTCGCCGTCGCCGCCGCCCTCTTCGCCTTCACCATGCCCGACGGCCCCGCCCGCACCGCGACCCCCGCCACCTCCCGCCCCACCGGCCCGCGGGCGGCCGGGCCGCGACCCCGGCAGAAGGCGGGCCGACCGGGCCGTTGAGGGCGGGCCGTCACCCCCGGCCGCCCGCCGCGTAGAGTGGCCGCCCGCCCACCGGAGAGGACGATCGCGTGCCCGAGCGTTCCAGCATCCTGTACGTGACCGATCTCGCCTACCCGGCGCGCGGCCGCCGCTACTGCGACGAGGACATCCTCCTCACCGCACGCCTGCGCGAGCACTTCGACCTGGCCCTGTGCCACCCGAAGGACGCCGCCGCGCTGATGTCCGGCTTCGACGCCGTCGTGGTCCGCAACAGCGGCCCCGTCCTGCACTACCGGCAGCAGTACGACGAGTTCCGCCAGCGGGCCGCCGCCCGCGGCACCCGGGTCTACAACCCGCTCACCGGCCGCGGCGACATGGCCGGCAAGGGCTACCTCCTCGACCTCACCGCGGCCGGGTTCCCCGTCATCCCCACCATCGACCGCCCCGAGGACCTCGGCCTGCTGCCGCCCGCCGACCGCTACCTCGCCAAGCCCGCGGCCGGCGCCGACTCGATCGGCCTCACCCCCGTCGACCGCGCCGACCTGCCCCGGCTCGACTGGGCCGGCCTGCTGCTCCAGCCGCTGGTCGACTTCCGGTACGAGGTCTCCTTCTACTTCGTCGACCACGCCTTCCAGTACGCCCTGTACGCCCCCGACCCGTCCCGCCGCTGGGAACTGACCCCCTACCGGCCGACCCCGGACGACCTCGCCTTCGCCCGCCGCTTCATCGACTGGAACACCCTCGACCACGGCATCCAGCGGGTGGACGCCTGCCGCACCACGGCGGGCGACCTCCTACTGGTGGAACTGGAGGACCTCAACCCCTACCTGTCCCTGGACGCCGCCACCCCGCAACAGCGCGAGGACTTCGTCACCGCACTGACGGCCTCGCTGCACCGCTTCCTGCGCACCGGCGGGGACGACTCCCGCCCCGCGCCCGCCTAGCGCCCTGACCGGCAACGTCCACCGGTCGGGCCCGGGGTAGCCTGCGCCCGTGAAGGTCTATCCCCTCTGGCACATCAGCCACCAGAACGAAGCCGGTCCGGACGGCGTGACGATCCACCTCGACGACGGCGGCGTGTTCATCGACGAGCAGGACGGCGACGACGTCAAGCTGCTGGGCGTCTACTCGTCCGAGGCCGCGGCGGAAGGGCGGATGCGGCGCGCGCGTCTCCTCCCGGGCTTCGTCGACGAGCCGGACTGCTTCCGGATCGGGGAGTACGACCTCGACGAGGACCACTGGACCGAAGGCTTCGTCCGGGTGCCCGTCCCGGGCGTCGCCTGAACGACCCCGCAGGGCGGGCCGGTCGCGCCGCTCCGGTGAGCGCCGCGTCACGCTCCCGCGCGTCCGCCGCGCGGCCGAGGCTGCCCAAGACCGCCGGTCCTGTCGCGGCCAGTGAACCCGGCGAACCCGGCGAACCCTCTCGGTCACAGCACGGGGAACCGTCCGCCCGTCCGCCGCGCTTTGGCATCCCCGCGCTTTGGCATCCCCGCGCTTCGGCACCGCGGAGCTTCGGCACCGCCGGGCCCGGCACGGGCGACGAAGCCCGGCCGGCCCGTCAGGGCAGCGGGCCGGCCAGCAACCGGGCGGCCAGTTCGTGCAGTTCGGCCACCAGTTCGTCCGGCACCCCGTCGCCGTGCGCCACCTGGTCCTCCGCGCGGTACAGCCATCCGCGCACCGCCCACAGCGGCGAGCCGGGGTCGTCGGCGGGGCACAGCACGAGACCGACCCGCTCGGCCGCCGCCAACGGATCGACGCGGCCGTCCAGCACGTCCCGCAGGCAGTACCGGGCCAGTGCCCGGTCCCGGGCCGCGCCGTCGGCGGGCAGCCGCAGCACCGCCCAGAACTCCTGCTCCAGCTCGTCCAACAGCCGGCGCGCCTCCGGGACGTCCCACTCCGGCAGCGCCCCGAGCTCCCACAGGCGCGCGCTGTCCACCCCACCGGCCAGCGCGGCCCGAGCCGCCGCCACCGCCGCCGCGGCCGTCTCCGGCCCGCTGCGGGCCGCGCGCTCCAGCAGCACCCGGCGCAGCGGTTCCAGGGCCCGATCCGATTCCATGCCGCGAGCGTAACCACCCGCCCCGGCGCCGCCCCCGCCACCCTCACCGCTCCCGGGCCGCAGCGCGGAAGCCGGTGGCGGGGCGCTCGGCCCGGGCTCAGCGGTCGGCGGGGGCGCCCCCGGCCGGGGCGAGGGGGAAGCGTTCCAGCACCGTCCAGTCGATCGTCCACCCGACCGCCCCGCCCGTCGGTGTTGCGGCCGGGCGCCAGAACACCTCCACCAGGGCGACCTGGCGCAGCGTCAGCGGGGCGTGCCCGGGCCGGACGCGGTGCAGCAGCACCGTGAGCGGATCGGTGTCCGTGTCGGCGGCCGCGTAACCGGCGCTGAGGTGGAGCACCCCGAGGCGGTAGCCGGTGGAGCCGGGGCCGCGGACGGAGTGGATCGCGGCCCGCACCCGCCGCTGCAAGGCGGCGAGCTCGCCGTCCGGATGGAGGTCGATCAGCACCCCCCGGGGCGTCGCCACGGCGGACCCGGCCAGCAGCCCGATCTCGGCCGTCCCCGCCAGGGCCGCCCGCAGCGCGCCCGCGAGTGCCGCCCGCTCCGGCTCCGGGACGTCCCGGGCCGGCGCGTCGGTGACCATGTCCAGCGTGACGTGCAGCCGGTCGTCGGCGATCGGCACGACGGGCGCCCCCGACACCGCCGCGCGCACCCCGTCCACCAGCGCCCCCAGCGCGGGCTCCGCGCCCACGTCCGGCAGCGCGTAGACCTGTAGCACCCGCAGCCCCTCCGGCCACGCCACCGTCCCGAACACCGGATCGAAACGCCGCAACGCCCCCACCCCTCCCGCTCGCCCGCCCCGTCCCGCCGTACCTACCCCGCCCCCGCCCCCGCCGACCCCCGGGAACCGGACAGGCGCCGCCAGGCCGGGGCCGCTGCCGGGGGCACCCCTTCGGGGAGAACGCGGCGAGGTGCGGGAAACGGGACGCCTGCCGATGCTGGATCCATGATCGAAGCCAAGGGACACACCGGCCAGGTCACGTTCGACGGCGAGTACGTCACGATCACCCGCAAGGGTTTCGTGGCACGGATGTCGGTCGGCAAGGGCGAGAAGCGGATCCACGTTTCGCAGATCACGGCCGTCCAGTGGAAACCGCCCGGGGCACTGGTGAACGGGTTCATCCAGTTCACCCTGCCGGGCGGCACCGAACGGCGCTCCGGGTTCGGCAGCCAGACGAGCAGTGCGACCACGGACGAGAACAGCGTCGTCGTCCTGAAGAAGCAGGTTCCCGAGTTCGAGAAGCTCCGCGCAGCGGTCGAAGAAGCCATCGCCGGCCAACACCGCCCCGCGGCCTCGTCCTCGCTGGCCGACGAACTCGCCAAGCTCCAGCAGCTCGCGGACTCCGGGACGCTGTCCGCCCAGGAGTACGAGGCCGCCAAAGCCCGCGTCCTGGGCACGTAGACCGATCGGCTCCGACCCCCTCCGCACCGGTCTTTGGCCGGTCTTCGCCCGCAGCGACAGGTGGGGCCCCGGGAGCGTTTCGACTGCTCCTCGGCGGAGTTCGTCCGTCGGACGCCGACCGACCCGAAGCACCCCCACTCCCTCGCGGAGCACTGCGAGACCCACTGGTTCGCCTCTGCCGTGTCGGAGCCGGGCCGTGACCAGCGGGTGCGCATAGCCTGGGACGGCCCGGAGCCGGGCCGGACGAGCGGTCCGCGGCTCGCCGGGACCGGCTTCCGGGAGCTCCGGCGCTGCGAGTCCGGTGCCGGGGCGAGTCGGTGCGGTCGGATCGGGTAGGCGCGCCGCGGCGGCCCCGCGTGGCCGTCCCGCGCTCCGTGCGGCCCGCCCCGGGCGTTCCGCGACGGCGGTCGCGCCCCCGCCCGGGCCCCTGCCGCCGCCGGGCGTCCTCCGACCAGAAAGGCCCGTCCGACATGACCGCGCAGTCCCCCCTCGGCCCCGACACCGAGCCCGCCGCCCTCTTCGACCTCGCGCAGCAGCTGCGCGTCGACGCCGTCCGGACCAGCACCTCGGCCGGCTCCGGGCACCCCACCTCCAGCCTGTCGGCCGCCGACCTGATGGCGGTGCTGATGACCCGCCACCTGCGCTACGACTGGCAGGCGCCCGACAACCCCGAGGCCGACCACCTGGTGTTCTCCAAGGGGCACGCCTCCCCGCTGCTGTACGCGATGTTCAAGGCCGCGGGCGCCATCACCGACGAGGAGCTGATGACCACCTACCGGCGCTTCGGCCAGCGCCTCCAGGGCCACCCCACCCCGGAACTGCCCTGGGTCGACCTGGCCACCGGCTCGCTCGGCCAGGGCATCGCCTGCGCCGTGGGCATCGCCCTGGCCGGCCGCGACCTGGAGCGCCGCGACTTCCGGGTGTGGGTGCTGTGCGGCGACAGCGAGACCACCGAGGGCTCCGTCTGGGAGGCCCTGGACAAGGCCGGCCGCTACCGCCTCGCCAACTTCACGGCGATCATCGACGTCAACCGCCTCGGCCAGAGCGGCCCCACCGAGCTCCAGTGGGACACCGACGCCTACGCCCGCCGGGTCGAGGCGTTCGGCTGCCGGGCCCTGGTCGTCGACGGCCACGACCTGGAGGCCGTCGACCGGGCGCTGACCACCGCCGCCGACGGCTCCGCGCCCACCGTCGTGATCGCCCGCACCGTCAAGGGGCAGGGCGTCCCGGAGGTCGCCGACCAGGAGGGCTGGCACGGCAAGCCGCTGCCCCCGGACATGGCGCGGCGGGCCGTCGCCGAACTGGGCGGGGAGCGCGACCTGCGGGTGCGCGGACCCCAGCCCCCGCACGCCGGGCCCACCATCAAGGCCGACGCCCCCGAGGTCGAGCTGCCGCGCTTCGAGAAGGGCGAGGAGGTCGCCACCCGGGTCGCCTTCGGCAAGACCCTCGCCGCGCTCGGCGCCCGCCCCGAGGTGGTCGCGCTGGACGCCGAGGTCGGCAACTCCACCCACGCCGAGGACTTCGCGAAGGCCCACCCCTCCCGCTACTTCCAGAGCTACATCGCCGAACAGCAGATGGTCGCCACCGCCGTCGGCATGGCGGTGCGGGGGTTCCGGCCCTACGCCACCACCTTCGCCGCCTTCCTCACCCGCGCCCACGACTTCATCCGGATGGCCGCCGTCTCCCAGATCACCATGTCGCTGTGCGGCACCCACACCGGTGTCGAGATCGGTGCCGACGGGCCCTCCCAGATGGGCCTGGAGGACCTGGCCATGATGCGCGCCGTCCGCGGCTCCACCGTCCTCTACCCGGCCGACGCCACCGCCGCCGCCGCCCTGACCGCCGCGATGGCCGACCTGCCCGGCATCTCCTACCTGCGCACCACCCGCGGCGCCTACCCCGTGCTGTACGGCCCCGAGGAGCGGTTCCCGGTCGGCGGCTCCAAGACGCTGCGCCACGGCGCCGACGACCGGGTCACGCTGATCGGCGCCGGAGTGACCCTCCACGAGTGCCTGGCCGCCGCCGAGCTGCTCGCCGAGGACGGCGTCCCCGCCCGGGTCCTCGACCTGTACAGCATCAAGCCCGTCGACACCGACGCCCTCGTGCGCGCCGCCCGCGAGACCGGGGCCCTGGTGGTGGTCGAGGACCACCACCCCGAGGGCGGCCTCGGCGAGGCCGTGCTGTCCGCGCTGGCCGCGGAGGACGCCCACCCGGCCGTCACCCACCTCGCCGCCACCGGCCTGCCGGGCTCCGGCACCACCGAGGAGCTCCTGCGCGCCGCCGGCATCTCCCGCGAGGCGATCGCCGACGCGGCCCGCACCCTGGCCGCCCGTACCCTCGCCGGCCACCGGCGCTGACCGCGCCCCCGCCGACGGCCGCGTCCCGGGGGACACGGCCGAGGGGCCGCCACCTCGGGTGGCGGCCCCTCGGGGCGGGGGACGGGACCGGTCAGCCGCGCTCGATGTCCCCGGAGCGGGAGGGGACGGCGTCCAGGGCGGCCAGCGTCGCCCCGTCCAGGACCAGGGCCCCGGCGGCGGCGTTGGCCCGCAGGTGGTCCGGGTCGGCGGTGCCGGGGATGAGGAGCGTGTTCGGGGCGTGGTGGAGCAGCCAGGCCAGGCCGACCTGCGCGGGGGAGGCGCCGAGCGCCCCGGCCGCGGCGAGGACGGCGGGCTCCTCGACGACCTTCGGGATGCCCGGGTACGCGCCGCCGAGCGGGAAGTACGGCACCCAGGCGACGCCCTCGGCGCGGCACAGCCGCAGCAGGTCCTCGTCCTCGCGCGACACCAGGCTGTAGGCGTTCTGCACGCAGGCGACGCCCGCCGGGAGGGCCCGGCGCAGCTCGTCGGCGCCGACGCTGCTGAGGCCCAGGGCGCCTATC
The window above is part of the Kitasatospora sp. NA04385 genome. Proteins encoded here:
- a CDS encoding alpha/beta hydrolase — encoded protein: MRTTRPIRRAFPAALLAVLLAACSSTSDSAAPPPASASPSASPSPTPKPTGADDPALKVFYTQQIAWAPCADDPKTEKIDESAFQCGRLKVPLDYADPAGEGVEVALSRKPATGADRLGSLLLNPGGPGGSGIEQLEYSGDAYKDLNARYDLVGFDPRGVGASTAVHCMDDAAHDTWALSDDRPDDHGKALADACAANSGKLLPHVGTVDAARDLDVLRGALGDPKLNYLGFSYGTYLGSSYAEQFPDRTGRLVLDGAVDPTADQLDLLVQQFAGFEKSLKAFAADCTKQAQCPLGKDPDKAAQKLASFLDGLHDHPMKVGKDRKLTETAGWSGTLSMLYGDQKSWEYLRNAIGWAMVGKKGDYLLAMADGYNGRDENGHYSNMFDAYTAIHCADPGAETPGADRLQAALAAAHQQAPLVSAHFTEKELFDPDCRSWPYRSTEQPHVVKAVGSAPILVVGSTGDPATPYAWSEKLAAGFANATLLTREGDGHTAYNKSGCIRDAVNGFLINGTMPAAGTRCPTS
- a CDS encoding alpha/beta fold hydrolase, with the translated sequence MRESVLEVPGARLRHFVRGAGPVLLLVAGGHGDAGATDALAARLADRYTVVTYDRRGLSGSTVEEPERTTVAVHADDVSRLLAALTPEPALVFGSSLGGLVALEFAIRHPGRVRTVVAHEPAAVQLLPEPERASAVRDLLGAREAFEAAGVDAALRRFARFAGIDPADREPDAPARARGPEQVRNAGFLLRYDVPTLPGHLLDLGALKGSGVRVVAGVGENSGRVWPRRCGELLAAELGVPCAGFPGGHNGYAFRPRGTAERLHEVLSGHGEQASAPGGGTGGSGRPAAV
- a CDS encoding MarR family winged helix-turn-helix transcriptional regulator, which encodes MAEEPAARQRFGSSDVLVDELFATTHRLRTFVDGRLREHGASVARLRTLRVLALAGEPLRMRDLAEHVGNAPRTTTTIVDSLERDGLVERVRHPTDRRAFLLTLTEEGARRHREAEELDRAALAAATGALDAAEREQLRTLLGRIRAAVDVDADGGRADSATDTDADADADT
- a CDS encoding DHA2 family efflux MFS transporter permease subunit, whose product is MSTRLSQRRVVPIMAVLTTFICIIDGAITTVALPSIARQFALTPAALTGVVVVYPVCLGMVIPASAWLVERHGGRRALLLSLAAFTAASGLCGAAPNLTALVAARALQGLAAGLLMPTSQALLFRTFSQAEQVRLSRLMVIPQQIAPALAPLLGGLLVTSLSWRWVFYVNVPFGTAAVLFGAFFLAEHRDHAAGRLDLPGLLLCAAATGTLMYGVCAGPDLGWDRPQVIGALAVGAVLLAAAVRQQLRAPEPVLRLRLFRDRLFRDTNLVSLVGYVPMMGAMFLGPLFIQEARGGSALDSGSTTFTEAFGVLVTMQVVGAVYHRVGPRLIIGTGLLGVAGVMLLFATADADTGLWTFRCYMFLLGLAMGGVFIPTTIASFSTVDRADVAHAATLNTVVRQTGNALAPAVVTSVLVLGASGTRRVHPPLASYQLSYFVLAAVAVAAALFAFTMPDGPARTATPATSRPTGPRAAGPRPRQKAGRPGR
- a CDS encoding 2'-5' RNA ligase family protein; its protein translation is MRRFDPVFGTVAWPEGLRVLQVYALPDVGAEPALGALVDGVRAAVSGAPVVPIADDRLHVTLDMVTDAPARDVPEPERAALAGALRAALAGTAEIGLLAGSAVATPRGVLIDLHPDGELAALQRRVRAAIHSVRGPGSTGYRLGVLHLSAGYAAADTDTDPLTVLLHRVRPGHAPLTLRQVALVEVFWRPAATPTGGAVGWTIDWTVLERFPLAPAGGAPADR
- a CDS encoding DUF4429 domain-containing protein translates to MIEAKGHTGQVTFDGEYVTITRKGFVARMSVGKGEKRIHVSQITAVQWKPPGALVNGFIQFTLPGGTERRSGFGSQTSSATTDENSVVVLKKQVPEFEKLRAAVEEAIAGQHRPAASSSLADELAKLQQLADSGTLSAQEYEAAKARVLGT
- a CDS encoding transketolase; this encodes MTAQSPLGPDTEPAALFDLAQQLRVDAVRTSTSAGSGHPTSSLSAADLMAVLMTRHLRYDWQAPDNPEADHLVFSKGHASPLLYAMFKAAGAITDEELMTTYRRFGQRLQGHPTPELPWVDLATGSLGQGIACAVGIALAGRDLERRDFRVWVLCGDSETTEGSVWEALDKAGRYRLANFTAIIDVNRLGQSGPTELQWDTDAYARRVEAFGCRALVVDGHDLEAVDRALTTAADGSAPTVVIARTVKGQGVPEVADQEGWHGKPLPPDMARRAVAELGGERDLRVRGPQPPHAGPTIKADAPEVELPRFEKGEEVATRVAFGKTLAALGARPEVVALDAEVGNSTHAEDFAKAHPSRYFQSYIAEQQMVATAVGMAVRGFRPYATTFAAFLTRAHDFIRMAAVSQITMSLCGTHTGVEIGADGPSQMGLEDLAMMRAVRGSTVLYPADATAAAALTAAMADLPGISYLRTTRGAYPVLYGPEERFPVGGSKTLRHGADDRVTLIGAGVTLHECLAAAELLAEDGVPARVLDLYSIKPVDTDALVRAARETGALVVVEDHHPEGGLGEAVLSALAAEDAHPAVTHLAATGLPGSGTTEELLRAAGISREAIADAARTLAARTLAGHRR